DNA from Pseudocitrobacter corydidari:
GTACGCCATACAGTAAAGTGCTGGCGCTGGATGTCGACAGCGGTAAAGAGAAGTGGCGTTATGATTCGAAAGCCACGGCACCCAACTGGCAGCGTTGCCGCGGTTTAGGTTATTACGAAGAGTCGCAAAAAGTCACGACAGCAGAAAATAACAGTGCGCCCGCCGCCTGTCCGCGTCGTCTGTTCCTGCCAACCACCGACGCGCGCCTTATCGCCATCAATGCTGATACCGGTAAACCGTGCGCCGATTTTGGTGATAAAGGCGTGGTTGATCTGAGCGTCGGGATGGGCGAAATCAAGCCAGGTTATTATCAGCAAACCTCAACACCGCTGGTAGCCGGGAATGTGGTAGTGCTGGGCGGTCGCGTGGCCGATAACTTCTCCACCGATGAACCGCCGGGCGTGGTGCGTGCTTATGACGTGCACACCGGTAAACTGGCATGGGCGTGGGATCCGGGTAACCCGAATATTACCGGGCTGCCACCGGAAGGCCAAACCTACACGCGCGGCACGCCAAACGTGTGGTCTGCGATGTCGTATGACGCCAAACTGAATCTGGTCTACTTACCGACCGGTAATGCGACGCCAGATTTCTGGGCGGGTGAACGTACGGCGCTGGATGATAAATACAGCTCGTCGATTGTTGCCGTTGATGCCACGACCGGGAAAGTGCGCTGGCATTATCAAACCACGCACCACGATCTGTGGGATTTCGACCTGCCTTCTCAGCCATTGCTGACCGATTTGCCTGACGGCAAAGGCGGTACCACGCCGGTGCTGGTACAAACCAGCAAGCAGGGTATGATCTTCATGCTTAACCGCGAAACCGGCGAGCCGGTGGCGAAAGTCGAAGAACGCCCGGTTCCAGCGGGTAATGTTAAAGGCGAACGTTATTCCCCTACTCAGCCGTATTCCGTCGGTATGCCGATGATTGGCAACGAAACGCTGAAAGAATCAGATATGTGGGGCGCAACGCCAATCGATTTGCTGCTGTGCCGTATTCAGTTTAAAGAGATGCGCCATCAGGGCATTTTCACCCCTCCGGGCGAAGATCGTTCACTGCAATACCCCGGCTCGCTGGGCGGCATGAACTGGGGCAGCGTCTCCGTTGACCCGAACAACAGCCTGATGTTCGTTAACGATATGCGCCTCGGCCTGGCGAACTATATGGTACCGCGTGCGAAAGTGGCGAAAGATGCCAGCGGTATCGAAATGGGGATTGTCCCGATGGAAGGCACACCGTATGGCGCAATGCGCGAGCGCTTCCTGTCGCCGCTGGGTATTCCGTGCC
Protein-coding regions in this window:
- a CDS encoding glucose/quinate/shikimate family membrane-bound PQQ-dependent dehydrogenase → MATGISLKGLPRVLKWLLAGLMFIIGLAVGALGIKLATVGGTWFFALMGLVMIVASALIARNRRSGIALYALAFIVALIWSVSDAGWDFWPLFSRLFTFGVLAFLCAIIWPFLSVSPHAKKGPAFGLAAVIAVVLLASLGGMFKTHTLVSADEEVPVKPVTAGEQQKNWTHWGNTTHGDRFAALDQINKQNVDKLQVAWVAHTGDIPVSNGSGAEDQNTPLQVGDTLFVCTPYSKVLALDVDSGKEKWRYDSKATAPNWQRCRGLGYYEESQKVTTAENNSAPAACPRRLFLPTTDARLIAINADTGKPCADFGDKGVVDLSVGMGEIKPGYYQQTSTPLVAGNVVVLGGRVADNFSTDEPPGVVRAYDVHTGKLAWAWDPGNPNITGLPPEGQTYTRGTPNVWSAMSYDAKLNLVYLPTGNATPDFWAGERTALDDKYSSSIVAVDATTGKVRWHYQTTHHDLWDFDLPSQPLLTDLPDGKGGTTPVLVQTSKQGMIFMLNRETGEPVAKVEERPVPAGNVKGERYSPTQPYSVGMPMIGNETLKESDMWGATPIDLLLCRIQFKEMRHQGIFTPPGEDRSLQYPGSLGGMNWGSVSVDPNNSLMFVNDMRLGLANYMVPRAKVAKDASGIEMGIVPMEGTPYGAMRERFLSPLGIPCQKPPFGTMSAVDLKSGKIVWQVPVGTVEDTGPLGIRMHMPIPIGMPTLGASMTTQSGLLFFAGTQDFYLRAFDTATGKEVWKDRLPVGSQSGPMTYVSPKTGKQYIIINAGGARQSPDRGDYIIAYALPDAQK